In a genomic window of Aggregatimonas sangjinii:
- a CDS encoding two-component system response regulator: protein MRTIDTVFIIDDDPITVFGIKKILTNVVVCKTVSTYMNGKLAIDDIKENINNGNVPQIIFLDINMPIMDGWQFLEEFLKLPITQKVRINIVTSSIDQADRDRWEFYKSQSHHLITFNSKPIKKSDMGKIAKIA from the coding sequence ATGAGAACGATTGATACTGTATTTATCATAGATGATGACCCGATAACTGTTTTTGGCATCAAAAAAATCCTGACCAATGTAGTGGTCTGTAAGACGGTAAGCACGTATATGAACGGCAAGCTGGCGATAGACGATATTAAGGAGAATATAAATAATGGCAATGTACCCCAAATCATATTTCTCGATATCAATATGCCCATTATGGACGGATGGCAGTTTTTAGAAGAATTCCTCAAACTACCGATAACCCAAAAGGTGCGAATTAACATCGTTACCTCTTCCATCGACCAGGCCGATAGGGATCGATGGGAATTCTACAAATCCCAATCCCATCACTTGATTACCTTTAACAGCAAGCCGATCAAAAAAAGCGACATGGGCAAAATCGCTAAAATCGCATAA
- a CDS encoding PAS domain-containing sensor histidine kinase → MPKKVKEYQSNYLVKQLPTSTAFFDKKLRLLHASDRWINDFELNLNTIFGKNIYEIFKETDTTWRRRIKDCLAGKVYDSFTKSFNDSHDNKKWFEWDLIPWYNDEEDIIGIIINTKDVSQIRQKEKDFILLQSLLKEKSEIAKIGSWIFDLATNEVTWCDMTKTIHEVPLDFVPNVETGIEFYKQGHSRNTISLAVSNAITKGTEWNEKLQIITATGKEKWIIAAGKPLYKNGEVVSIFGTFQDIDSQVTTSIEVSKNERLLKTVLDNLPLNVFIKDLDSKKVLVNKAECDYLGVDGPESLLGKDDFDLYPKEHAQISRNEDLAVMDSRTPMIGQETTSVKEDGTSTTFLTSKIPLFDIDNAVTGLVGISMDITELKQKEEDLKNLMKVTTEQNNKLINFAHIVSHNLRSHSANFSMLLGFLESEKDAEERKSILSMLVTASDNLLETLENLNDVVSINTNTSLNKTPVVLRDRIEKIGENLSAFLQNNNAKVINRVSDEVSVSVIPAYLDSILMNFITNGIKYKEPTRDPVIELWVIKSKNSTVLSIKDNGLGIDLKKHGEKLFGMYKTFHSNPDARGIGLYITKNQIEAMNGKVTATSEVGKGTTFNIFFNEND, encoded by the coding sequence GTGCCCAAAAAAGTAAAAGAATATCAAAGTAATTATTTGGTAAAACAACTACCGACTTCTACTGCTTTTTTTGACAAAAAGTTAAGGCTTTTGCATGCTTCCGATCGATGGATCAACGACTTCGAACTGAATTTGAATACCATATTCGGTAAAAACATTTACGAGATTTTCAAAGAAACCGATACCACATGGCGCAGAAGAATCAAAGACTGTTTAGCAGGCAAGGTCTACGATAGCTTTACCAAATCTTTCAACGATTCACACGATAATAAAAAATGGTTCGAATGGGATTTGATACCGTGGTATAACGATGAAGAGGATATTATTGGAATCATCATCAATACCAAAGATGTTAGCCAAATACGACAAAAAGAAAAAGACTTTATCTTATTGCAGAGTCTTTTAAAAGAAAAATCGGAAATCGCTAAAATAGGTAGCTGGATTTTCGACCTTGCGACCAACGAGGTCACGTGGTGCGATATGACCAAGACCATTCATGAAGTACCTTTGGATTTTGTGCCAAACGTGGAGACCGGAATTGAATTCTACAAACAAGGACACTCGAGAAACACCATTTCGCTGGCCGTTTCGAACGCCATCACCAAGGGTACCGAATGGAATGAAAAGTTGCAGATAATTACGGCAACGGGAAAAGAAAAGTGGATCATTGCAGCAGGAAAACCACTTTACAAAAATGGTGAAGTAGTTAGCATATTCGGTACTTTTCAAGACATTGATTCGCAAGTAACAACTAGTATAGAGGTAAGCAAGAATGAGCGTCTTCTCAAAACAGTCCTGGACAATCTTCCCTTAAACGTGTTTATAAAGGATTTGGATTCTAAAAAAGTATTGGTCAATAAGGCCGAGTGCGATTACCTTGGTGTAGACGGTCCTGAATCCCTGTTGGGAAAGGATGATTTTGATCTGTATCCCAAAGAGCATGCCCAAATTTCGAGAAACGAGGATTTAGCCGTTATGGATTCGCGCACTCCAATGATCGGCCAAGAAACGACTTCTGTAAAAGAAGATGGTACATCAACCACCTTTTTGACATCAAAAATACCGTTATTTGATATTGATAACGCGGTTACCGGTCTAGTGGGTATCAGTATGGATATTACAGAATTGAAACAGAAAGAGGAAGATCTTAAGAACCTCATGAAAGTAACCACAGAGCAAAACAATAAACTGATTAATTTTGCCCATATCGTTTCGCACAACCTTCGATCCCACTCCGCGAATTTTTCGATGCTTTTAGGTTTTCTTGAAAGCGAGAAAGATGCCGAGGAGCGCAAAAGCATCTTATCAATGTTGGTCACGGCTTCTGACAATCTTTTGGAGACTTTGGAAAATTTGAATGACGTCGTTTCTATCAATACCAATACCAGTTTAAACAAAACGCCTGTCGTACTGCGTGATAGAATAGAAAAAATAGGTGAAAATCTTTCCGCTTTTCTGCAAAATAACAATGCTAAGGTAATTAACAGGGTTTCCGACGAAGTGAGCGTTTCGGTCATACCCGCTTATCTCGACAGTATCTTGATGAACTTTATTACCAATGGCATCAAATACAAAGAGCCGACCCGAGATCCGGTCATAGAACTATGGGTCATAAAAAGCAAAAACTCCACGGTATTGTCAATAAAGGATAATGGTTTGGGGATAGACCTGAAAAAACACGGCGAAAAGCTTTTCGGAATGTACAAAACTTTTCATAGCAACCCTGATGCTCGCGGAATCGGATTATATATTACAAAAAATCAAATTGAAGCCATGAACGGTAAAGTTACCGCGACCAGTGAGGTCGGAAAAGGCACAACTTTCAATATTTTTTTCAATGAGAACGATTGA
- the coaD gene encoding pantetheine-phosphate adenylyltransferase yields the protein MKRAIFPGSFDPLTLGHYDIIKRGITLFDELVIAIGINAEKKYMFDLEVRKQFIVETFKNESKIKVMTYKGLTVDFCKKVEADFILRGLRNPADFEFEKAIAHTNRSLSEIETVFLLTSSRTSFISSSIVRDVIRHGGDYTGLVPEIVRVP from the coding sequence ATGAAACGTGCAATCTTTCCAGGTTCTTTTGACCCCCTTACACTGGGTCATTACGATATAATCAAACGTGGAATCACCTTGTTTGACGAACTGGTTATCGCTATCGGAATAAACGCGGAAAAAAAATACATGTTCGATCTGGAGGTTCGAAAACAATTTATCGTTGAAACTTTTAAGAACGAATCAAAAATAAAAGTCATGACCTACAAAGGGCTCACCGTAGACTTCTGTAAAAAAGTAGAGGCCGATTTTATTCTTCGCGGACTTCGTAATCCAGCGGATTTCGAGTTTGAAAAAGCCATCGCACATACCAATAGGAGTCTATCGGAAATCGAGACCGTTTTTCTTTTGACTTCTTCCCGAACTTCGTTCATCAGTTCTTCCATTGTGCGGGACGTAATTCGACATGGTGGAGATTACACCGGTTTGGTACCTGAGATTGTTCGTGTTCCCTAA
- a CDS encoding D-alanine--D-alanine ligase — MKKNIAIIMGGYSSEYEISLKSGNVVYEYLDKEKYNTYRIHILKSKWVYVDANDQEHPINKADFSIPLAGSTIYFDCVFNAIHGTPGEDGLMQSYFELLQIPQTSCDYYQSALTFNKRDLLSVLKPYGIKCAASYYLNLGDAIDEDAIIEKVGLPCFVKANKAGSSFGISKVYQKDALKGAIANAYKEDDEIIIEAFLDGTEVSVGVIKYKGETKVLPITEIVSENDFFDYEAKYQGKSKEITPARISDKEQKRVSELAKRAYDILKMKGYSRSEFIFMNGEPFMLEMNTTPGLTTESILPQQAKVAGIGLSALFESAIIEALR; from the coding sequence ATGAAGAAAAATATTGCCATTATCATGGGCGGTTATTCTAGTGAGTATGAAATCTCATTAAAGAGCGGTAATGTTGTTTATGAATACCTCGACAAAGAAAAATACAACACCTATCGAATTCATATTCTAAAAAGCAAATGGGTGTATGTAGATGCCAATGACCAAGAGCACCCCATAAACAAGGCCGACTTTTCGATACCCCTTGCCGGAAGCACGATTTATTTTGATTGCGTTTTCAATGCAATTCACGGAACTCCCGGAGAAGATGGTTTGATGCAATCCTATTTCGAATTATTACAAATTCCACAGACCTCTTGCGACTATTATCAATCCGCGCTGACCTTTAATAAAAGGGATTTACTCAGTGTGCTGAAACCCTACGGTATCAAGTGTGCGGCCTCTTACTATTTGAATTTGGGGGATGCCATAGATGAGGACGCGATTATCGAAAAAGTAGGATTACCTTGTTTTGTTAAGGCTAACAAAGCCGGTAGCAGCTTCGGTATATCAAAAGTATACCAAAAAGATGCGTTGAAAGGTGCCATAGCCAATGCCTACAAGGAAGATGATGAAATCATTATAGAGGCATTCCTAGATGGTACCGAAGTATCTGTCGGGGTAATCAAATACAAAGGTGAGACCAAAGTACTACCGATCACGGAAATTGTGAGCGAAAATGATTTTTTCGATTATGAGGCCAAGTATCAAGGTAAATCAAAGGAAATTACGCCAGCCAGAATATCGGATAAGGAACAAAAGCGAGTGAGCGAACTGGCCAAACGGGCTTATGATATCTTAAAGATGAAGGGCTATTCAAGAAGCGAATTTATTTTTATGAACGGCGAACCTTTTATGTTGGAAATGAATACCACCCCCGGCCTTACCACCGAAAGTATTTTACCGCAGCAGGCCAAGGTAGCTGGTATCGGACTCTCGGCGCTCTTTGAAAGTGCCATCATAGAGGCCTTACGATAG
- a CDS encoding PASTA domain-containing protein produces MRNFFNFLKSRTFLIQLVLAFLVSVALVFAILQWLKSSTNHGEFVEVPDFAKMSVPDMRVAIEESGLRYEVLDSANYNPDYPRFSIIEQNPLAGKKVKENRKIYFTVNPSGYKKVSVPDIIQNSARNAKSKLRAVGLDVQRVTYIDQIGKDMVYYVKYKGKNISPGAKLPKTSKVELVCGNGNRTERSEIKEDSED; encoded by the coding sequence ATGAGAAATTTTTTCAATTTTTTGAAGAGTAGAACTTTTCTGATTCAACTCGTGCTCGCATTTTTGGTTTCGGTAGCTTTGGTGTTTGCTATACTGCAGTGGCTCAAAAGTTCGACCAATCATGGGGAGTTTGTAGAAGTACCGGACTTTGCCAAAATGTCGGTACCCGATATGCGCGTGGCGATTGAAGAATCCGGATTGCGATATGAGGTGCTGGATTCTGCCAATTACAATCCTGATTATCCTCGATTTTCGATAATAGAACAGAATCCTCTTGCCGGTAAGAAAGTAAAGGAAAACAGAAAAATTTATTTTACGGTAAATCCATCTGGTTATAAAAAGGTTAGCGTTCCCGACATTATTCAGAATTCGGCCCGAAATGCCAAATCAAAATTAAGGGCGGTGGGGCTAGATGTGCAACGCGTCACCTATATTGACCAAATCGGAAAGGATATGGTCTATTACGTAAAGTATAAGGGCAAAAACATTTCTCCAGGCGCCAAGTTACCCAAAACATCCAAAGTAGAGCTAGTATGCGGCAACGGTAATCGTACCGAGCGCTCCGAAATCAAGGAAGATTCGGAAGACTAA
- a CDS encoding RluA family pseudouridine synthase — protein sequence MNAATPNDGARSNEGELYEHHKIIAAKGQEPLRVDKFLMNFIEYATRNKIQQSAKGGHIWVNGAVVKQNYKVKAGDEVKVLFEHPPHEFLLVAEDIPLSIVYEDDALLVVDKPAGMVVHPGHGNYSGTLINALLHHIKDLPVNSDDRPGLVHRIDKDTSGLLVVAKTETAMTHLAKQFFNKTSEREYVALVWGNVEDDTGTIEGHLARHPKNRLQMTVFPDGDQGKEAVTHYKVLERLGYVTLVSCRLETGRTHQIRVHMKYIGHTLFNDERYGGDRILKGTTFTKYKQFVENAFKILPRQALHAKTLGFIHPVSGKQMQFDSEIPKDMADCIEKWKEYSKHSQ from the coding sequence ATGAATGCTGCTACCCCGAATGATGGCGCAAGGTCCAACGAGGGCGAGCTTTATGAACACCATAAAATTATTGCCGCTAAAGGACAAGAGCCTTTACGTGTAGATAAGTTTTTGATGAATTTTATCGAATATGCCACTCGTAACAAAATTCAGCAATCCGCCAAAGGGGGACATATTTGGGTGAACGGTGCCGTCGTTAAACAGAATTATAAGGTTAAAGCAGGGGACGAGGTAAAAGTGCTTTTTGAACACCCGCCCCATGAGTTTTTGTTGGTGGCGGAAGATATTCCGTTAAGCATTGTTTATGAGGATGATGCCTTATTGGTGGTAGATAAACCTGCTGGTATGGTGGTGCATCCCGGCCACGGGAATTACTCGGGAACGCTGATCAATGCGTTATTGCACCATATCAAAGATCTTCCCGTAAATAGTGATGATAGACCTGGCTTGGTACATCGTATCGACAAGGACACCTCGGGGCTTTTAGTGGTAGCAAAAACTGAAACCGCTATGACGCATCTAGCAAAACAGTTCTTCAATAAAACGAGCGAACGGGAGTATGTGGCTTTGGTCTGGGGTAATGTAGAAGATGATACGGGAACTATAGAAGGCCATTTGGCGCGTCATCCGAAAAACCGGTTGCAGATGACCGTATTTCCGGACGGAGATCAGGGCAAAGAGGCGGTTACCCATTACAAGGTCCTGGAGCGGCTTGGTTATGTAACCCTGGTATCTTGCCGGCTCGAAACCGGTCGTACGCACCAGATTCGAGTGCATATGAAATATATTGGGCATACCCTCTTTAACGACGAACGCTACGGGGGCGACAGAATTCTTAAAGGAACGACCTTCACCAAATACAAACAATTTGTAGAGAATGCGTTTAAGATTTTGCCAAGGCAGGCGTTACATGCCAAGACCTTAGGCTTTATTCATCCGGTTAGCGGAAAGCAGATGCAATTCGATTCGGAAATTCCAAAAGACATGGCCGACTGCATCGAAAAATGGAAAGAGTACTCCAAACACAGCCAATAG
- the yaaA gene encoding peroxide stress protein YaaA, which produces MKIVISPAKSLDFESEYPRIAHTQASFLEESAKLNKVLAKKKPKALSDLMGISDNLAQLNWERNQQFSLPFTPKNARPAVYAFNGDVYQGLDAYTLASQKIKILQDTLRILSGLYGLLKPMDLIQPYRLEMGTKLKVGRANTLYDFWKKKITNQLNAELQDDELFINLASNEYFKAIDEEVLKVPVVTPIFKDWKGDNLKVISFFAKKARGSMVRYIVDSGAKTLADVKGFNLDDYEFSPNHTTKENEPVFVR; this is translated from the coding sequence ATGAAAATTGTAATATCACCGGCAAAATCTTTGGATTTTGAGAGCGAGTATCCCCGTATAGCACATACGCAAGCTTCCTTTTTGGAAGAGTCCGCCAAATTGAACAAGGTCTTGGCTAAAAAAAAGCCTAAAGCCCTTTCCGACCTTATGGGAATTTCCGATAATCTTGCGCAGTTGAACTGGGAGAGAAATCAGCAATTCTCATTGCCCTTTACTCCTAAAAACGCCCGCCCTGCGGTGTACGCGTTTAACGGAGACGTATATCAGGGCCTTGATGCGTACACCCTAGCGTCGCAAAAAATAAAGATTTTACAGGATACCCTGCGTATTCTTTCAGGACTGTACGGTCTGTTGAAACCCATGGATCTTATACAGCCCTATCGTCTGGAAATGGGTACGAAACTAAAGGTCGGTCGTGCCAACACTCTCTATGATTTTTGGAAGAAAAAAATCACGAATCAATTGAACGCCGAATTACAGGATGATGAACTTTTCATCAATTTGGCCAGTAACGAATATTTTAAGGCTATCGACGAAGAAGTACTAAAAGTGCCCGTAGTTACTCCCATTTTTAAGGATTGGAAGGGTGATAACCTCAAAGTCATCAGTTTTTTCGCGAAAAAGGCGAGAGGATCAATGGTACGTTATATTGTCGATTCCGGTGCGAAGACCTTAGCCGATGTAAAAGGCTTCAATTTGGATGATTACGAATTTAGCCCAAACCATACCACCAAGGAAAACGAACCCGTGTTCGTTCGATAA
- a CDS encoding 30S ribosomal protein THX: MGKGDKKSKRGKIVNGTYGTRRKRKIKKRPTAEERVSIKTKK; this comes from the coding sequence ATGGGAAAAGGAGATAAAAAATCGAAACGCGGTAAAATCGTAAATGGCACCTATGGTACTAGAAGGAAACGAAAAATTAAGAAGAGGCCAACGGCCGAGGAACGCGTTAGTATCAAGACCAAGAAATAG
- a CDS encoding pyruvate carboxylase has protein sequence MKTKKVLVANRGEIAIRVFRACVEIGLKTVGIYTYEDRYSLHRYKADESYQIGKANEPLKPYLDIGAIIKVAKDNGVDAIHPGYGFLSENADFAQECEANGIIFIGPKVSVLRALGDKITAKAVAVANNVPIIRSSEKKLTNVKIAVSEAEKIGYPLMLKAASGGGGRGMRVIRTEEELRKGFPEARRESLNAFGDDTVFLEKFVENPKHIEIQIVADTHGNMVHLYERDCSVQRRYQKVIEFAPSIGLPQETKESMYQYALAICKAVDYNNIGTVEFLVDEDGSIYFIEVNPRIQVEHTVTEMVTNIDLVKAQLFIAGGYKLSDKQIKIADQAAVKVTGYALQCRITTEDPSKDFKPDYGTITTYRSASGFGIRLDAGSIYQGVSISPFFDSMLVKVSALSRTLDGSCRKMRRALAEFRIRGVETNMAFLNNILKHPTFREGKVTVNFIKNEPSLFEFAEPRNRANKLVQYLGEVIVNGNPDVKTIDPNKKFPKPVVPTYSGDDTYPEGTKDLLTKLGPEKFSQWLKNEKKIHYTDTTMRDAHQSLLATRMRTTDMMKVADTYAKNFPEIFSMEVWGGATFDVCLRFLQENPWERLQLLRDAMPNVLLQMLIRGSNGVGYTAYPDNLIAKFVEQSWETGVDVFRIFDSLNWMKSLAPCIEHVRKRTKGLAEGSLCYTGDILDPKKTKYDLKYYVQLAKDIENAGAHILGVKDMAGLLKPQAAYELISALKSEVNIPIHLHTHDTSSIQAAMYLKAIEAGVDVVDVALGGLSGLTSQPNFNSVLEMMKFNERENPLDTEKLAEYSNYWETVRNYYYPFESGLKAGSGEVYSHEIPGGQYSNLKGQAIALGLEEKFPEVTKMYGEVNQLFGNIVKVTPSSKVVGDMAQYLISNGLTTEDVLQKGDTISFPQSVISFFKGDLGQPVGGFPKKLQKIVLKDEKPYKNRPNAHLEPVDFEKEFPAFKRKFRQGMGRELKITDFLSYKLYPKVFVDAYNKHIKYGNVMSIPTKNFFFGMDVGEEIMVELDRGKNVLVSMVLMGEPDADGNVNIQFKVNGQGRNVLVKDNSISVVKKENVKIDANNVKHIGSPLQGLLSTILVKKGQAVKKNQPMFVIEAMKMETTVTAVAEGVVDYVQVGLGTMVNSDDLILAFK, from the coding sequence ATGAAGACAAAAAAGGTATTAGTTGCGAATAGAGGGGAAATAGCCATTCGGGTTTTTAGAGCCTGTGTGGAAATCGGACTCAAGACAGTCGGAATCTATACCTATGAAGACCGATACTCCTTGCATCGGTATAAGGCCGATGAAAGCTACCAAATCGGCAAAGCCAACGAGCCGTTGAAACCCTATCTCGATATTGGCGCGATTATCAAAGTGGCAAAGGATAACGGCGTTGATGCGATTCATCCGGGTTATGGTTTTCTTTCGGAAAATGCCGACTTTGCTCAAGAATGCGAAGCGAACGGAATTATTTTTATCGGTCCGAAGGTTTCGGTTCTAAGAGCTTTGGGCGATAAAATCACAGCGAAGGCTGTGGCCGTGGCCAACAATGTGCCCATCATCAGGAGTAGCGAAAAAAAATTAACGAACGTCAAGATCGCAGTCTCCGAAGCAGAAAAAATCGGGTATCCTCTAATGTTAAAAGCAGCTTCTGGTGGCGGTGGACGCGGTATGCGGGTCATTCGTACCGAGGAAGAGCTGCGAAAAGGTTTTCCCGAGGCACGAAGAGAGTCGCTGAACGCCTTTGGTGATGACACTGTTTTTCTTGAGAAATTCGTCGAGAACCCAAAGCATATCGAAATCCAGATCGTTGCCGATACCCATGGCAATATGGTGCATTTGTACGAACGGGATTGTTCGGTGCAACGTCGGTATCAAAAGGTCATTGAATTCGCTCCCTCCATAGGCCTTCCACAAGAGACGAAGGAGAGCATGTACCAATATGCCTTGGCCATATGCAAAGCGGTCGATTACAACAATATCGGTACGGTCGAATTTTTGGTCGATGAAGATGGAAGCATTTATTTTATCGAGGTGAATCCGAGAATACAGGTAGAACATACGGTTACCGAAATGGTGACCAATATCGATTTGGTGAAAGCACAACTCTTTATAGCAGGTGGTTATAAGTTATCCGATAAACAAATTAAAATAGCCGATCAGGCCGCCGTAAAGGTTACGGGTTATGCGCTGCAGTGTAGAATCACCACGGAAGACCCCTCGAAAGACTTTAAACCTGATTATGGTACGATAACGACCTATCGTAGCGCATCCGGGTTTGGAATTCGGTTGGATGCCGGCAGTATTTACCAAGGGGTGAGTATTTCTCCTTTTTTCGATTCGATGCTTGTTAAGGTGTCGGCATTGAGTCGTACTTTGGATGGATCTTGTCGCAAAATGCGTCGGGCCTTGGCCGAATTTAGGATTCGGGGCGTGGAAACCAACATGGCGTTCTTAAATAATATTCTAAAACACCCCACTTTTCGTGAAGGCAAGGTGACGGTCAATTTCATCAAGAACGAACCTTCCTTGTTCGAATTTGCCGAACCACGAAACAGGGCCAATAAACTGGTACAGTATTTAGGCGAGGTCATCGTAAACGGTAATCCCGATGTAAAAACGATAGACCCGAACAAAAAATTCCCAAAGCCCGTCGTACCCACTTATTCAGGCGATGATACCTATCCAGAGGGCACCAAAGACCTGCTCACGAAATTGGGTCCGGAGAAATTCTCACAATGGCTAAAGAACGAAAAGAAGATACACTATACCGATACCACGATGCGCGATGCACATCAGAGCTTGTTGGCCACGCGTATGCGAACGACGGACATGATGAAGGTCGCAGATACCTATGCTAAGAATTTCCCCGAAATTTTCAGTATGGAGGTTTGGGGCGGTGCTACTTTCGACGTATGCCTTCGCTTCCTTCAGGAAAATCCGTGGGAAAGACTGCAATTACTACGCGATGCAATGCCCAATGTACTATTGCAAATGTTGATTCGCGGATCAAATGGGGTAGGATATACCGCTTATCCCGATAATTTGATCGCGAAATTCGTAGAGCAATCATGGGAAACCGGGGTCGATGTTTTTAGGATTTTCGATTCCCTCAATTGGATGAAATCCTTGGCGCCTTGTATCGAACATGTTCGAAAACGCACGAAGGGGCTGGCCGAAGGGTCGCTTTGTTATACAGGTGATATCCTTGATCCAAAAAAGACCAAGTATGACTTAAAATATTATGTACAGTTGGCAAAGGATATCGAAAACGCCGGTGCCCATATTTTAGGTGTCAAGGATATGGCCGGGCTCTTAAAGCCTCAAGCGGCATATGAACTGATTTCGGCCTTGAAGTCAGAGGTGAATATCCCGATTCATCTGCACACGCATGATACTTCTTCCATTCAGGCGGCCATGTACTTGAAAGCCATCGAAGCAGGGGTAGATGTGGTTGACGTTGCCCTAGGCGGACTTTCCGGTCTTACCTCACAGCCAAATTTCAACTCCGTACTGGAGATGATGAAATTCAACGAACGCGAAAACCCATTGGATACCGAAAAACTGGCCGAGTATTCCAACTATTGGGAGACCGTGCGCAATTACTATTATCCTTTTGAATCTGGACTAAAAGCGGGTTCTGGAGAAGTATATAGCCATGAAATTCCGGGCGGGCAATATTCCAATTTAAAAGGGCAGGCCATTGCATTGGGCTTAGAGGAAAAATTTCCGGAGGTTACGAAAATGTACGGCGAGGTAAACCAGCTTTTCGGTAATATCGTAAAGGTTACCCCGAGTTCGAAGGTAGTCGGCGACATGGCGCAATACCTTATCAGTAATGGTCTTACGACCGAAGATGTTTTGCAAAAGGGCGACACTATATCGTTCCCGCAGTCCGTCATCAGTTTTTTCAAGGGCGATTTGGGGCAACCCGTTGGAGGATTCCCCAAAAAGCTTCAAAAAATCGTCCTAAAGGATGAAAAACCATATAAGAACCGTCCCAACGCACATTTGGAACCGGTAGACTTCGAAAAGGAATTTCCCGCCTTCAAGAGAAAGTTCAGACAGGGAATGGGCCGTGAGCTGAAGATCACCGATTTTCTATCCTATAAACTATATCCAAAGGTGTTTGTAGATGCCTACAACAAGCATATTAAATACGGTAATGTGATGAGCATACCGACTAAGAACTTTTTCTTCGGAATGGATGTCGGGGAAGAAATTATGGTCGAGTTGGATCGTGGCAAAAATGTACTTGTATCCATGGTGCTAATGGGTGAGCCCGATGCGGATGGTAACGTCAATATTCAGTTTAAAGTCAACGGGCAGGGCCGTAATGTGCTGGTTAAAGACAATTCGATTTCCGTTGTAAAAAAAGAAAATGTAAAAATCGATGCGAATAATGTCAAACACATCGGTTCGCCTTTGCAAGGGCTGTTATCGACTATTTTGGTGAAAAAGGGACAAGCCGTAAAAAAGAATCAGCCCATGTTCGTCATTGAGGCCATGAAGATGGAGACTACGGTCACTGCAGTTGCCGAAGGAGTGGTCGATTATGTACAAGTAGGCTTAGGGACAATGGTCAACTCCGATGATTTGATATTGGCTTTTAAATAA
- a CDS encoding uracil-DNA glycosylase family protein: MFLHTHPYQPFLFKEATKLIVGTLPPPRFTTGDLKEDDVNFCYGSRDGQLWPILDRIFELGLRYDNSKDAIQQRQEFLVERKIGICDIVESAERDKIDASDLGMQRIKLRNLVGFLQKYQRVKTLLFTGGNSKNGPEYFFRRHLKEHQVTLKVINNKVPRIHEFELPREIGQGDPSNGEATVQLQGRSNLTSRKITTVSLTAPSGAANRAVGSMEAYKRMKDQNPDFNTLDFRVLQYKEFF; encoded by the coding sequence GTGTTTTTGCACACCCACCCATACCAACCCTTTCTCTTCAAGGAAGCTACGAAATTAATCGTGGGAACCCTACCGCCACCAAGATTTACTACCGGCGATTTAAAGGAAGACGATGTCAATTTTTGTTATGGAAGTAGGGACGGTCAGTTATGGCCCATTTTAGACCGAATATTCGAATTGGGATTGCGATACGACAATTCAAAGGATGCCATTCAGCAAAGACAGGAGTTTTTGGTAGAGCGAAAAATCGGTATCTGCGATATCGTCGAAAGCGCCGAACGCGATAAGATAGATGCATCCGATTTGGGAATGCAACGTATAAAGCTCCGGAACCTAGTCGGGTTTTTGCAAAAATACCAGAGGGTCAAAACCTTATTGTTTACCGGTGGCAACAGTAAAAACGGACCCGAATACTTCTTTAGAAGACACCTTAAGGAACATCAAGTGACGCTTAAGGTCATTAACAATAAAGTGCCACGAATACATGAATTCGAGCTCCCACGGGAAATCGGCCAAGGCGACCCCTCAAATGGAGAAGCTACCGTGCAGTTGCAAGGCAGAAGCAATCTTACATCCAGAAAGATTACCACCGTATCGTTGACCGCTCCCTCGGGTGCTGCGAACAGGGCGGTAGGTAGCATGGAGGCCTATAAGCGTATGAAAGATCAAAACCCCGATTTCAATACCTTGGATTTTAGGGTATTGCAGTACAAGGAATTTTTTTGA